In Phocoena phocoena chromosome 3, mPhoPho1.1, whole genome shotgun sequence, a single window of DNA contains:
- the ZNF300 gene encoding zinc finger protein 300 isoform X5, giving the protein MLENYSHLVSMGHPVSKPDVISKLEQGEDPWIIKRDIPNWIYPDRKSNLDNTQSCILGSVSFHNKILKGVTKDGSFYSILKVCQGDGHLQRCQKNRLFRQVTVINNKTMTVESDHKYNALGKIFQECIGSDTSRQRPHNCDAFKNDLKSSIDLPSCNKSNSGKNPDESFGCGKSSIHGVSNPDLEKIHNRVIPCDDNECGNIFSKKQSLIQYQNVETKEKTCVCITCGKAFAKKSQLIVHQRIHTGKKPYNCGACGKAFSEKFHLIVHQRIHTGEKPYECSECGKAFSQKSSLIIHQRVHTGEKPYECSDCGKAFSQKSPLIIHQRIHTGEKPYECRECGKAFSQKSQLIIHHRAHTGEKPYECTECGKAFCEKSHLIIHKRIHTGEKPYKCAQCEEAFSRKTELITHQLIHTGEKPYECTACGKTFSRKSQLIIHQRTHTGEKPYKCSECGKAFCQKSHLIGHQRIHTGEKPYVCTECGKAFSQKSHLPGHQRIHTGEKPYICAECGKAFSQKSDLVLHQRIHTGERPYQCAVCGKAFIQKSQLTVHQRIHSSGKIIIN; this is encoded by the exons atgctggagaactaCAGCCACCTGGTCTCAATGG GGCATCCAGTTTCCAAACCAGATGTCATCTCCAAGTTGGAACAAGGAGAAGATCCATGGATCATAAAGAGAGACATACCAAATTGGATCTATCC agacAGGAAAAGTAACCTTGACAACACCCAATCATGTATTTTGGGGTCTGTTTCCTTCCATAATAAGATACTGAAAGGAGTCACAAAGGATGGTTCATTTTACTCCATATTAAAAGTCTGTCAAGGTGATGGCCACCTACAGAGATGTCAGAAAAACAGACTTTTCAGGCAAGTAACAGtcatcaacaacaaaacaatgacTGTGGAGTCAGACCACAAATATAATGCATTGggcaaaatatttcaagaatgcaTAGGGTCAGATACTTCAAGACAAAGACCCCATAACTgtgatgcatttaaaaatgacTTGAAATCTAGTATTGACCTACCTAGTTGTAATAAGagcaattcaggaaaaaaccctgaTGAGAGTTTTGGATGTGGAAAATCATCCATCCATGGTGTGTCCAATCCTGATCTTGAGAAAATTCACAATCGAGTAATTCCCTGTGATGATAATGAGTGTGGAAACATTTTCAGCAAGAAACAATCCCTTATTCAGTATCAGAATGTTGAAACTAAGGAGAAAACCTGTGTATGTATTACATGTGGAAAAGCCTTTGCTAAGAAGTCACAGCTCATTGTACATCAACGAATTCATACTGGGAAGAAACCATACAATTGTGGTGCatgtgggaaagctttcagtgAGAAGTTTCACCTTATTGTACATCAAAGAATTCATACTGgggagaaaccttatgaatgttctgaatgtggaaaagccttctcTCAAAAATCATCCCTCATTATACATCAAAGAGTTCATACTGGGGAAAAACCGTATGAATGTAGTGACTGTGGGAAAGCCTTCTCCCAGAAATCACCCCTCATtatacatcagagaattcacactggagagaaaccttatgaatgtagAGAGTGTGGTAAGGCCTTCTCCCAGAAGTCACAGCTGATTATACATCATAGAGCtcatactggagagaagccctatgagtgtactgaatgtggaaaagccttctgTGAGAAGTCCCACCTCATCATACATAAAAGgattcacactggagagaaaccctacaaATGTGCTCAATGTGAGGAAGCCTTCAGCAGGAAGACAGAACTCATTACACACCAGTTAATTCATACTGGGGAGAAACCTTACGAATGTACTGCATGTGGGAAGACCTTCTCCCGGAAGTCACAGCTCATTATACATCAGAGAACGCATACTGGAGAAAAGCCCTATaaatgcagtgaatgtggaaaagccttctgTCAGAAATCACATCTCATTGGACATCAGAGGATTCACACAGGAGAAAAACCTTACGTTTGtactgaatgtgggaaagccttctctCAAAAGTCTCACCTCCCAGGGCATCAGCGGattcatacaggagagaaaccttataTATGTGCTGAATGTGGAAAGGCATTTTCTCAGAAGTCAGACCTTGTtttacatcagagaattcatacaggGGAAAGACCTTATCAGTGTGCTgtatgtgggaaagccttcatcCAGAAATCACAACTCACtgtacatcagagaattcacagcAGTGGTAAAATCATAATAAACTAA
- the ZNF300 gene encoding zinc finger protein 300 isoform X6 produces MLENYSHLVSMGHPVSKPDVISKLEQGEDPWIIKRDIPNWIYPYEDQKIHNRVIPCDDNECGNIFSKKQSLIQYQNVETKEKTCVCITCGKAFAKKSQLIVHQRIHTGKKPYNCGACGKAFSEKFHLIVHQRIHTGEKPYECSECGKAFSQKSSLIIHQRVHTGEKPYECSDCGKAFSQKSPLIIHQRIHTGEKPYECRECGKAFSQKSQLIIHHRAHTGEKPYECTECGKAFCEKSHLIIHKRIHTGEKPYKCAQCEEAFSRKTELITHQLIHTGEKPYECTACGKTFSRKSQLIIHQRTHTGEKPYKCSECGKAFCQKSHLIGHQRIHTGEKPYVCTECGKAFSQKSHLPGHQRIHTGEKPYICAECGKAFSQKSDLVLHQRIHTGERPYQCAVCGKAFIQKSQLTVHQRIHSSGKIIIN; encoded by the exons atgctggagaactaCAGCCACCTGGTCTCAATGG GGCATCCAGTTTCCAAACCAGATGTCATCTCCAAGTTGGAACAAGGAGAAGATCCATGGATCATAAAGAGAGACATACCAAATTGGATCTATCCATATGAAGATCAG AAAATTCACAATCGAGTAATTCCCTGTGATGATAATGAGTGTGGAAACATTTTCAGCAAGAAACAATCCCTTATTCAGTATCAGAATGTTGAAACTAAGGAGAAAACCTGTGTATGTATTACATGTGGAAAAGCCTTTGCTAAGAAGTCACAGCTCATTGTACATCAACGAATTCATACTGGGAAGAAACCATACAATTGTGGTGCatgtgggaaagctttcagtgAGAAGTTTCACCTTATTGTACATCAAAGAATTCATACTGgggagaaaccttatgaatgttctgaatgtggaaaagccttctcTCAAAAATCATCCCTCATTATACATCAAAGAGTTCATACTGGGGAAAAACCGTATGAATGTAGTGACTGTGGGAAAGCCTTCTCCCAGAAATCACCCCTCATtatacatcagagaattcacactggagagaaaccttatgaatgtagAGAGTGTGGTAAGGCCTTCTCCCAGAAGTCACAGCTGATTATACATCATAGAGCtcatactggagagaagccctatgagtgtactgaatgtggaaaagccttctgTGAGAAGTCCCACCTCATCATACATAAAAGgattcacactggagagaaaccctacaaATGTGCTCAATGTGAGGAAGCCTTCAGCAGGAAGACAGAACTCATTACACACCAGTTAATTCATACTGGGGAGAAACCTTACGAATGTACTGCATGTGGGAAGACCTTCTCCCGGAAGTCACAGCTCATTATACATCAGAGAACGCATACTGGAGAAAAGCCCTATaaatgcagtgaatgtggaaaagccttctgTCAGAAATCACATCTCATTGGACATCAGAGGATTCACACAGGAGAAAAACCTTACGTTTGtactgaatgtgggaaagccttctctCAAAAGTCTCACCTCCCAGGGCATCAGCGGattcatacaggagagaaaccttataTATGTGCTGAATGTGGAAAGGCATTTTCTCAGAAGTCAGACCTTGTtttacatcagagaattcatacaggGGAAAGACCTTATCAGTGTGCTgtatgtgggaaagccttcatcCAGAAATCACAACTCACtgtacatcagagaattcacagcAGTGGTAAAATCATAATAAACTAA
- the ZNF300 gene encoding zinc finger protein 300 isoform X4: MMKSQGLVSFKDVAVDFTQEEWQQLDPAQKTLYRDVMLENYSHLVSMGHPVSKPDVISKLEQGEDPWIIKRDIPNWIYPYEDQADGRQGKKSNLDNTQSCILGSVSFHNKILKGVTKDGSFYSILKVCQGDGHLQRCQKNRLFRQVTVINNKTMTVESDHKYNALGKIFQECIGSDTSRQRPHNCDAFKNDLKSSIDLPSCNKSNSGKNPDESFGCGKSSIHGVSNPDLEKIHNRVIPCDDNECGNIFSKKQSLIQYQNVETKEKTCVCITCGKAFAKKSQLIVHQRIHTGKKPYNCGACGKAFSEKFHLIVHQRIHTGEKPYECSECGKAFSQKSSLIIHQRVHTGEKPYECSDCGKAFSQKSPLIIHQRIHTGEKPYECRECGKAFSQKSQLIIHHRAHTGEKPYECTECGKAFCEKSHLIIHKRIHTGEKPYKCAQCEEAFSRKTELITHQLIHTGEKPYECTACGKTFSRKSQLIIHQRTHTGEKPYKCSECGKAFCQKSHLIGHQRIHTGEKPYVCTECGKAFSQKSHLPGHQRIHTGEKPYICAECGKAFSQKSDLVLHQRIHTGERPYQCAVCGKAFIQKSQLTVHQRIHSSGKIIIN, from the exons atgaTGAAGTCCCAG GGGTTAGTATCATTCAAGGATGTGGCTGTGGATTTCACCCAGGAGGAGTGGCAGCAACTGGACCCTGCTCAGAAGACCCTGTACAGggatgtgatgctggagaactaCAGCCACCTGGTCTCAATGG GGCATCCAGTTTCCAAACCAGATGTCATCTCCAAGTTGGAACAAGGAGAAGATCCATGGATCATAAAGAGAGACATACCAAATTGGATCTATCCATATGAAGATCAGGCAGATGGGCGACAAGGGAA GAAAAGTAACCTTGACAACACCCAATCATGTATTTTGGGGTCTGTTTCCTTCCATAATAAGATACTGAAAGGAGTCACAAAGGATGGTTCATTTTACTCCATATTAAAAGTCTGTCAAGGTGATGGCCACCTACAGAGATGTCAGAAAAACAGACTTTTCAGGCAAGTAACAGtcatcaacaacaaaacaatgacTGTGGAGTCAGACCACAAATATAATGCATTGggcaaaatatttcaagaatgcaTAGGGTCAGATACTTCAAGACAAAGACCCCATAACTgtgatgcatttaaaaatgacTTGAAATCTAGTATTGACCTACCTAGTTGTAATAAGagcaattcaggaaaaaaccctgaTGAGAGTTTTGGATGTGGAAAATCATCCATCCATGGTGTGTCCAATCCTGATCTTGAGAAAATTCACAATCGAGTAATTCCCTGTGATGATAATGAGTGTGGAAACATTTTCAGCAAGAAACAATCCCTTATTCAGTATCAGAATGTTGAAACTAAGGAGAAAACCTGTGTATGTATTACATGTGGAAAAGCCTTTGCTAAGAAGTCACAGCTCATTGTACATCAACGAATTCATACTGGGAAGAAACCATACAATTGTGGTGCatgtgggaaagctttcagtgAGAAGTTTCACCTTATTGTACATCAAAGAATTCATACTGgggagaaaccttatgaatgttctgaatgtggaaaagccttctcTCAAAAATCATCCCTCATTATACATCAAAGAGTTCATACTGGGGAAAAACCGTATGAATGTAGTGACTGTGGGAAAGCCTTCTCCCAGAAATCACCCCTCATtatacatcagagaattcacactggagagaaaccttatgaatgtagAGAGTGTGGTAAGGCCTTCTCCCAGAAGTCACAGCTGATTATACATCATAGAGCtcatactggagagaagccctatgagtgtactgaatgtggaaaagccttctgTGAGAAGTCCCACCTCATCATACATAAAAGgattcacactggagagaaaccctacaaATGTGCTCAATGTGAGGAAGCCTTCAGCAGGAAGACAGAACTCATTACACACCAGTTAATTCATACTGGGGAGAAACCTTACGAATGTACTGCATGTGGGAAGACCTTCTCCCGGAAGTCACAGCTCATTATACATCAGAGAACGCATACTGGAGAAAAGCCCTATaaatgcagtgaatgtggaaaagccttctgTCAGAAATCACATCTCATTGGACATCAGAGGATTCACACAGGAGAAAAACCTTACGTTTGtactgaatgtgggaaagccttctctCAAAAGTCTCACCTCCCAGGGCATCAGCGGattcatacaggagagaaaccttataTATGTGCTGAATGTGGAAAGGCATTTTCTCAGAAGTCAGACCTTGTtttacatcagagaattcatacaggGGAAAGACCTTATCAGTGTGCTgtatgtgggaaagccttcatcCAGAAATCACAACTCACtgtacatcagagaattcacagcAGTGGTAAAATCATAATAAACTAA
- the ZNF300 gene encoding zinc finger protein 300 isoform X7: MLENYSHLVSMGHPVSKPDVISKLEQGEDPWIIKRDIPNWIYPDLEKIHNRVIPCDDNECGNIFSKKQSLIQYQNVETKEKTCVCITCGKAFAKKSQLIVHQRIHTGKKPYNCGACGKAFSEKFHLIVHQRIHTGEKPYECSECGKAFSQKSSLIIHQRVHTGEKPYECSDCGKAFSQKSPLIIHQRIHTGEKPYECRECGKAFSQKSQLIIHHRAHTGEKPYECTECGKAFCEKSHLIIHKRIHTGEKPYKCAQCEEAFSRKTELITHQLIHTGEKPYECTACGKTFSRKSQLIIHQRTHTGEKPYKCSECGKAFCQKSHLIGHQRIHTGEKPYVCTECGKAFSQKSHLPGHQRIHTGEKPYICAECGKAFSQKSDLVLHQRIHTGERPYQCAVCGKAFIQKSQLTVHQRIHSSGKIIIN, from the exons atgctggagaactaCAGCCACCTGGTCTCAATGG GGCATCCAGTTTCCAAACCAGATGTCATCTCCAAGTTGGAACAAGGAGAAGATCCATGGATCATAAAGAGAGACATACCAAATTGGATCT ATCCTGATCTTGAGAAAATTCACAATCGAGTAATTCCCTGTGATGATAATGAGTGTGGAAACATTTTCAGCAAGAAACAATCCCTTATTCAGTATCAGAATGTTGAAACTAAGGAGAAAACCTGTGTATGTATTACATGTGGAAAAGCCTTTGCTAAGAAGTCACAGCTCATTGTACATCAACGAATTCATACTGGGAAGAAACCATACAATTGTGGTGCatgtgggaaagctttcagtgAGAAGTTTCACCTTATTGTACATCAAAGAATTCATACTGgggagaaaccttatgaatgttctgaatgtggaaaagccttctcTCAAAAATCATCCCTCATTATACATCAAAGAGTTCATACTGGGGAAAAACCGTATGAATGTAGTGACTGTGGGAAAGCCTTCTCCCAGAAATCACCCCTCATtatacatcagagaattcacactggagagaaaccttatgaatgtagAGAGTGTGGTAAGGCCTTCTCCCAGAAGTCACAGCTGATTATACATCATAGAGCtcatactggagagaagccctatgagtgtactgaatgtggaaaagccttctgTGAGAAGTCCCACCTCATCATACATAAAAGgattcacactggagagaaaccctacaaATGTGCTCAATGTGAGGAAGCCTTCAGCAGGAAGACAGAACTCATTACACACCAGTTAATTCATACTGGGGAGAAACCTTACGAATGTACTGCATGTGGGAAGACCTTCTCCCGGAAGTCACAGCTCATTATACATCAGAGAACGCATACTGGAGAAAAGCCCTATaaatgcagtgaatgtggaaaagccttctgTCAGAAATCACATCTCATTGGACATCAGAGGATTCACACAGGAGAAAAACCTTACGTTTGtactgaatgtgggaaagccttctctCAAAAGTCTCACCTCCCAGGGCATCAGCGGattcatacaggagagaaaccttataTATGTGCTGAATGTGGAAAGGCATTTTCTCAGAAGTCAGACCTTGTtttacatcagagaattcatacaggGGAAAGACCTTATCAGTGTGCTgtatgtgggaaagccttcatcCAGAAATCACAACTCACtgtacatcagagaattcacagcAGTGGTAAAATCATAATAAACTAA